A region of Blattabacterium cuenoti STAT DNA encodes the following proteins:
- a CDS encoding aspartate aminotransferase family protein yields the protein MKKKELEKDFFQYQTQINPYPMNIIVDHAKGSYIYGINGKKYLDFVAGISVNVLGHGNKKIKKAIKKQVDQYLHTMVYGEFIQSPCVKLCKKISENTPNPLTTTYLVNSGTEAVEGSLKLAKCYTGREEIISCKWSYHGSTHGSMSIMGNENYKRAFRPLLPLVKFITFNHVEELIESITEKTACVILETIQCSSGIILPNNFFLKEVRKQCHKKQALMILDEIQTGFGRTGKLFAFEHYEIVPDILIMGKGMGGGMPISGFVSSKEIMKTFRDIAPLGHLTTFGGNAVSASASLATLNELISSDIMEQVPIKEKWIREHLVHNEIKKLHGKGLFLSLELKNKDKVEKVLNNCIKKGLILFRFLFHENFIRISPPLTITKNEIKKGCSIIIECLNLL from the coding sequence ATGAAAAAAAAAGAATTAGAAAAAGATTTTTTTCAATATCAAACTCAAATTAATCCATATCCTATGAATATTATAGTAGATCATGCTAAAGGAAGTTATATTTATGGAATAAATGGGAAAAAATATTTAGATTTTGTTGCAGGTATTTCTGTAAATGTATTAGGACATGGAAATAAAAAGATTAAAAAAGCTATAAAAAAACAAGTAGATCAATATTTACATACTATGGTATATGGAGAATTTATACAATCTCCTTGTGTAAAATTATGTAAAAAAATTTCAGAAAATACTCCTAACCCGCTTACTACCACTTATTTAGTGAATTCTGGAACAGAAGCAGTAGAAGGTTCTTTAAAATTAGCCAAATGTTATACAGGAAGAGAAGAGATTATATCTTGTAAATGGTCTTATCATGGAAGTACACATGGTTCTATGAGTATTATGGGAAATGAAAATTATAAAAGGGCTTTTAGGCCTCTATTACCTTTAGTAAAATTTATTACGTTTAATCATGTGGAAGAGTTAATAGAATCCATTACAGAAAAAACTGCTTGTGTGATTTTAGAAACTATTCAATGCTCTTCTGGAATTATATTACCTAATAATTTTTTTTTAAAAGAAGTAAGAAAACAATGCCATAAAAAACAGGCATTAATGATACTTGATGAAATCCAAACTGGATTTGGAAGAACAGGAAAACTTTTTGCATTTGAACATTACGAAATCGTTCCAGATATCTTAATCATGGGAAAAGGAATGGGAGGTGGAATGCCTATTAGCGGTTTTGTTTCATCTAAAGAAATTATGAAAACTTTTAGGGATATAGCTCCTTTAGGACATTTAACTACTTTTGGAGGAAATGCTGTTTCTGCTTCTGCTTCTCTAGCTACTTTAAATGAACTTATCAGTTCAGATATCATGGAACAAGTTCCAATAAAAGAAAAATGGATTCGTGAACATTTAGTTCATAATGAAATCAAAAAACTTCATGGAAAAGGTCTTTTTCTCTCTTTGGAATTAAAGAATAAAGATAAAGTAGAAAAAGTTTTGAATAATTGCATAAAAAAAGGATTAATATTATTTCGTTTTTTATTTCATGAAAATTTTATTCGTATATCTCCTCCATTAACTATAACGAAAAATGAAATTAAAAAGGGTTGTTCTATTATTATTGAATGTTTAAATCTGCTTTAA
- a CDS encoding OstA-like protein: MKYGFFIFIILLLFSLNKTFSISNKKIKSIQIIHADLIQNNVENQIFVLIGNVHLKYDNYHLFCDKIIYNKKDNKYRGYGNVRLSSGKNKIISQNIVGNFINFQLSGKVVLYIHQGKIKLTSDIVNFFFKKKLFQAINHVVLFFNKIKLTTNILEYDLVLNQIFYKKNSVIYYRDYTISSKEGFFYINKKKIELKDEIKLINQNYTVYTNTVKYLFEKDQIYFDNPTIIVQNTNINHFIYTKKALFSIQKKIFLFKKYVSIHYNDQIIKGEYLFFDQKKNFGFMKNIFLENAKKKYFLISGYGEFDFHSDSLIFQKNPRVIKILKNNSIFIYSNILKVNLKKNDTFSLQGFSIKIFFMNENETKTIVQGICNLFHYESSNDDMKFYGNPIFWLFHNQKITGKTIYIQNDEKNNFLIKNIKIIGDTSYIEKINSEEFNQTEGDIITGFFNKENFLEKVIIQGNVNSIFFLSFNSSKEKKIINKSYCEILSIYLDKSKKIRKIFCEKKAYSELIPVDQKTPKKFFYLSNFNWKEESKPKKNQKLMIYKEMEKYKKEGLLEKQIIKNMINRKKFL, translated from the coding sequence GTGAAATATGGATTTTTTATTTTTATTATTCTTTTATTATTTTCATTAAACAAAACATTTTCTATTTCTAACAAAAAAATAAAATCTATACAAATTATTCATGCAGATCTAATTCAAAATAACGTAGAAAATCAAATTTTTGTTTTAATAGGAAACGTTCATTTAAAATATGATAATTATCATCTTTTTTGTGATAAAATTATATATAATAAAAAAGATAATAAATATCGTGGATATGGAAATGTAAGATTATCATCAGGAAAAAATAAAATAATATCTCAAAATATAGTAGGAAATTTTATTAATTTTCAATTATCAGGTAAAGTTGTTTTATATATACATCAAGGAAAAATAAAATTAACATCGGATATTGTTAATTTTTTTTTTAAAAAAAAATTATTTCAAGCTATCAATCATGTTGTTTTATTTTTTAATAAAATAAAATTAACAACTAATATATTGGAATATGATTTGGTATTAAATCAAATTTTTTATAAAAAAAATAGTGTTATTTATTATAGAGATTACACTATATCTAGTAAAGAAGGTTTTTTTTATATAAATAAAAAAAAAATAGAATTAAAAGATGAAATCAAATTGATTAATCAAAATTATACTGTATATACCAATACGGTAAAATACCTATTTGAAAAAGATCAAATTTATTTTGATAACCCCACTATCATAGTACAAAATACAAATATTAATCATTTTATTTATACTAAAAAAGCACTGTTTTCAATTCAAAAAAAAATATTTTTATTTAAAAAATATGTAAGTATTCATTATAATGATCAAATTATAAAAGGAGAATATTTATTTTTTGATCAAAAAAAAAATTTTGGATTTATGAAAAATATTTTTTTAGAAAATGCGAAAAAAAAATATTTTTTAATAAGTGGATATGGAGAGTTTGATTTTCATTCTGATTCTTTAATTTTCCAAAAAAATCCAAGAGTTATAAAAATATTAAAAAATAATTCAATCTTTATTTATTCAAATATTTTAAAAGTAAATCTAAAAAAGAATGATACATTTTCACTTCAGGGTTTTTCTATTAAAATTTTTTTTATGAATGAAAATGAAACTAAAACTATTGTTCAAGGAATATGTAATCTATTTCATTATGAATCATCAAACGATGATATGAAATTTTATGGAAATCCAATATTTTGGTTGTTTCACAATCAAAAAATTACTGGAAAAACAATATATATTCAAAATGATGAAAAAAATAATTTTTTAATTAAAAATATAAAAATTATAGGAGACACTTCTTACATAGAAAAAATTAATTCGGAAGAATTTAATCAAACAGAAGGTGATATTATTACCGGTTTTTTTAATAAAGAAAATTTTTTAGAAAAAGTAATAATTCAAGGAAACGTTAATAGTATTTTTTTTCTTTCTTTTAATAGTAGTAAAGAAAAAAAAATAATTAATAAATCATATTGTGAAATATTATCAATTTATTTAGATAAATCAAAAAAAATAAGAAAAATTTTTTGTGAAAAAAAAGCATATTCAGAACTAATTCCGGTAGATCAAAAAACACCTAAAAAATTTTTTTATTTATCTAATTTTAATTGGAAAGAAGAAAGTAAACCAAAAAAAAATCAAAAACTTATGATCTATAAAGAAATGGAAAAATATAAAAAAGAAGGTTTATTAGAAAAACAAATAATAAAAAATATGATAAATAGAAAAAAATTTTTATGA
- a CDS encoding ABC transporter ATP-binding protein, whose amino-acid sequence MKKNFNKKEYSLKQLILISLDYKITLISIIFISILISFISAYRPKLIQKAIDVHILYKDFLGLKNILILIIMLLFLESIFHFILLYMSNVLAQNVIEKIRVLLFEKLLHFKNSFFNKTPIGKLISYSVSDVETIAVIFNDGILLVSGDILRIIMIIIMMFTVHKKLSFIVSLTIPFMYIITRFFQKILKKTFQEERIQTSRLNSFLQENIIGMSIIQLFHKEKEEYLKFKSINQKLMDAHFKTIFYFSIFFPIIEIISAFTISIVIFYGGFHTIEKIGNVKPGQIIAFIFFIYLLFRPMRQIADRFNIIQRGIVGIERIFSILNSKEFIPINKGIFRFEKLKGHIVFNNVHFYYTKNEIVLNDISFEIQPGEKFAIVGATGSGKSTITHLISRLYEIKKGNIWIDGRTIQDIEVKNLRSHIRVITQDPFLFNDSIVNNITLGDPSISIVKIENMAKKIGIHDFITSLPYGYKSIVKERGGLLSIGEKQLISFLRIQMHPYSVLILDEATASLNKELEKMIYHATNILTKNKTSIIITHRLSTLKNVDKILVLDKGHIVEKGPHQKLIQLNGYYAGLYRESLKK is encoded by the coding sequence ATGAAAAAAAATTTTAATAAAAAAGAATATTCTCTAAAACAGCTAATTCTAATTTCTCTAGATTATAAAATTACATTAATATCAATAATTTTTATTTCTATATTAATTTCATTCATTTCTGCTTATCGTCCTAAATTAATACAAAAAGCTATAGACGTTCATATTCTTTATAAAGATTTTTTAGGATTAAAAAATATATTAATTTTGATAATTATGCTTCTTTTTTTAGAAAGCATATTCCATTTTATTTTATTATACATGTCTAATGTATTAGCTCAAAATGTAATTGAAAAAATTAGAGTTCTTTTATTTGAAAAACTATTACATTTTAAAAATTCTTTTTTTAACAAAACTCCAATAGGAAAATTAATTTCTTATTCTGTTTCAGATGTAGAAACTATAGCCGTAATATTTAATGATGGAATTTTACTTGTTTCTGGAGATATTTTAAGGATTATAATGATCATTATTATGATGTTTACAGTTCACAAAAAACTGTCTTTTATAGTTTCCTTAACTATTCCTTTTATGTATATCATTACTCGTTTTTTTCAAAAAATATTAAAAAAAACGTTTCAAGAAGAACGTATTCAAACTTCACGTTTAAATAGCTTTTTGCAGGAAAACATCATAGGAATGTCTATTATTCAACTTTTTCATAAAGAAAAAGAAGAATATTTAAAATTTAAATCTATTAATCAAAAATTAATGGACGCTCATTTTAAAACTATTTTTTATTTTTCTATTTTTTTTCCTATAATAGAAATAATTTCCGCATTTACAATAAGTATTGTTATATTTTATGGAGGATTTCATACAATTGAAAAAATTGGAAATGTAAAACCTGGACAAATTATTGCTTTTATTTTTTTTATCTATCTTCTTTTTCGTCCTATGCGACAAATAGCTGATAGATTCAATATTATACAAAGAGGAATAGTTGGAATAGAACGTATATTTTCTATATTAAATTCTAAGGAATTTATTCCTATTAATAAAGGAATTTTTCGTTTTGAAAAATTAAAAGGACATATTGTATTTAATAATGTACATTTTTATTATACAAAAAATGAAATAGTATTAAATGATATTTCTTTCGAAATTCAACCGGGAGAAAAATTTGCTATAGTAGGAGCTACAGGTTCTGGAAAATCTACAATTACTCATCTAATTTCTAGATTATATGAAATAAAAAAAGGAAATATTTGGATCGATGGGCGTACTATACAAGATATAGAGGTAAAAAATTTAAGATCTCATATTAGAGTAATAACACAAGATCCTTTTTTATTTAATGACTCAATTGTTAATAATATCACTTTAGGAGATCCATCTATTAGTATTGTTAAAATAGAAAATATGGCAAAAAAAATAGGAATCCATGATTTTATTACATCTTTACCTTATGGATATAAATCTATAGTAAAAGAAAGAGGTGGTTTACTTTCTATTGGAGAAAAACAATTAATTTCCTTTTTAAGGATTCAAATGCACCCCTATTCCGTACTGATATTAGATGAAGCTACTGCATCATTAAATAAAGAACTAGAAAAAATGATTTATCATGCTACAAATATTTTAACAAAAAATAAAACTTCTATCATCATTACTCATCGTCTTTCTACATTAAAAAATGTAGATAAAATATTAGTTCTTGATAAAGGACATATTGTGGAAAAAGGCCCTCATCAAAAATTAATTCAATTAAACGGATATTATGCTGGATTATATAGAGAATCTTTGAAAAAATGA
- the truA gene encoding tRNA pseudouridine(38-40) synthase TruA, with amino-acid sequence MRFFIELAYNGKNFFGWQVQKKVSTVEEKLEHCLSQLLKNSINVIGASRTDKGVHARQMFAHFDLEKKIKKQRLLINRLNIFLPNSIRVFNIFPVKENTHARFSAIKRTYKYYLTQEKNPFNQDFSWYCFYYPLNIQKMNIASKKLMEYKDFSSFCKKKGNNNKNEKENNICKIYHANWSYENKEDKNILCFTIEANRFLRSMVRAIIGTLINVGREKISINEFLKIIESKNSNFCKFIVPACGLFLTRILYPEEIFL; translated from the coding sequence TTGAGATTTTTTATTGAATTAGCTTATAATGGAAAAAATTTTTTTGGATGGCAAGTTCAAAAAAAAGTAAGTACAGTAGAAGAAAAATTAGAACATTGTTTATCACAATTATTAAAAAATTCTATAAATGTAATAGGTGCTAGTAGGACAGATAAAGGAGTTCATGCTAGACAAATGTTTGCTCATTTTGATCTTGAAAAAAAAATAAAAAAACAAAGACTTTTAATAAATAGATTAAATATATTTTTACCTAACTCTATTAGAGTATTCAATATTTTTCCAGTAAAAGAAAATACTCATGCAAGATTTTCTGCTATAAAAAGAACATATAAATATTATTTAACACAAGAAAAAAATCCATTTAATCAAGATTTTTCTTGGTATTGTTTTTATTATCCATTAAATATTCAAAAAATGAATATAGCATCAAAAAAACTTATGGAATATAAAGATTTTAGTTCTTTTTGTAAAAAAAAAGGAAATAATAATAAAAATGAAAAAGAAAACAATATATGTAAAATTTATCATGCTAATTGGTCTTATGAAAATAAAGAGGATAAAAATATTTTATGCTTTACTATTGAAGCAAATCGATTTCTAAGATCCATGGTTAGAGCAATTATAGGAACACTCATTAATGTAGGAAGAGAAAAAATTAGCATTAATGAATTTTTAAAAATCATAGAATCAAAAAATTCTAATTTTTGTAAATTCATAGTTCCTGCATGTGGTTTATTTCTGACTCGAATTCTTTATCCAGAAGAAATTTTTTTATGA
- a CDS encoding putative LPS assembly protein LptD produces the protein MHRIRFSIYIILFIFPISIFYGNEKKNNDEIYYDHNHHDMKNEFFFLKKNLKYKSDIQEHDIKEGKTYLKGQASIEYDNTKVKADYIEFDWKNGDLYAKSKEKSIFFQKDNKQFLFRNIHWNLNKQIGKAKNFSFKEKNYIVIADDLLKEKEDFLMKKVTYISDPFFLEKKDSFPDFYLKTDYLKYSYLKKYIFSGPVFFYLYRVPMPIFLPFLYMPIKLNQLFYNSGIIYPKFGIQNKKIYIKDIGLFFPISNLLNFKINSSIYNLEKWKIKTKIEYKLKYNNHGFINFDYQNMLNHKNYLFQWKHHFDFKSNSSIVNFNSNFNYDNISLFNKNEENFFSANIRRKFSNSLWFMDIYMIQNQNKKEIKFIIPELILHTKNIFFNDKKYYFLRYVSVENKFHFNNSIDFIKNEKKPHSAIGINHHMNMIAYLPFFDPYLKISSKILYHNFYKWNYSEFQISNFQKIDFITNIVSVPFYKILNFKNTFLLKHKIQPTLSFHIMYFPPVFYNNVKNSFEKRINFIFNNDWIIKNPWNFLDSHKKTKITKEINSSFIIKNNFIKWDNFKIMIDSELTKNLKTKYKAGINFGKEEKEKKIYFDFSFSSNHNINFFPIKNKFQKKGKNRYDYFFFDQNNYAKYSIPLNLKIDFHSNYENYFNNKILFKTLLSLNGSINITKYWKISFHTDYDLFKNKIIFSNIIFDRDLRSFELRFNWTKDSSWSFFIGLKDPNFRKIIQYNEKN, from the coding sequence TTGCATCGAATTCGATTTTCCATTTACATAATATTATTTATTTTTCCCATTTCTATTTTTTATGGAAATGAAAAAAAAAATAATGATGAAATATATTATGATCATAATCATCATGATATGAAAAATGAATTTTTTTTCTTGAAAAAAAATTTGAAATATAAATCAGATATACAAGAACATGATATAAAAGAAGGAAAGACTTATTTAAAAGGACAAGCCAGTATAGAATATGATAATACAAAAGTTAAAGCAGATTATATAGAATTTGATTGGAAAAATGGAGATTTATATGCAAAATCAAAAGAAAAATCTATTTTCTTCCAAAAAGACAACAAACAATTTCTTTTTAGAAATATTCATTGGAATTTAAACAAACAAATAGGAAAAGCAAAAAATTTTTCTTTCAAAGAAAAAAATTATATTGTGATAGCTGACGATCTTTTAAAAGAAAAAGAGGATTTTTTAATGAAAAAAGTCACATATATATCAGATCCTTTTTTTTTGGAAAAAAAAGATAGTTTTCCTGATTTTTATTTAAAAACAGATTATTTAAAATATTCTTATTTAAAAAAATACATTTTTTCTGGTCCAGTTTTCTTTTATTTATATAGAGTTCCAATGCCTATTTTTCTTCCGTTTTTATATATGCCTATTAAATTAAACCAACTATTTTATAATAGTGGAATTATATACCCAAAATTCGGAATTCAAAATAAAAAAATATACATAAAAGATATAGGTTTATTCTTTCCTATCTCTAATTTATTAAATTTTAAAATAAATTCCTCTATATATAATCTTGAAAAATGGAAAATTAAAACAAAAATAGAATATAAATTAAAATATAATAATCATGGATTTATAAATTTTGATTATCAAAATATGTTAAATCATAAAAATTATCTATTTCAATGGAAACATCATTTTGATTTTAAATCAAATTCTAGTATTGTTAATTTTAATTCCAATTTTAATTATGATAATATTTCTCTATTCAATAAAAATGAAGAAAATTTTTTTTCTGCAAACATAAGAAGAAAATTTTCTAATTCTTTATGGTTTATGGATATTTATATGATTCAAAACCAAAATAAAAAAGAAATAAAATTTATAATTCCAGAATTAATTTTACATACAAAAAATATATTCTTTAATGATAAAAAATATTATTTTTTAAGATATGTTAGTGTTGAAAATAAATTCCATTTTAATAATTCTATAGATTTCATTAAAAATGAAAAAAAACCCCATTCTGCTATAGGAATAAATCATCATATGAATATGATAGCTTATCTTCCTTTTTTTGATCCTTATTTAAAGATTTCATCTAAAATTTTATACCACAATTTTTATAAATGGAATTATTCTGAATTTCAGATTTCAAATTTTCAAAAAATAGATTTTATAACAAATATAGTGTCTGTTCCATTTTATAAAATTTTGAATTTTAAAAATACTTTCTTATTAAAACATAAAATTCAACCAACTTTATCTTTTCATATAATGTATTTTCCTCCTGTATTTTATAATAACGTAAAAAATTCTTTTGAAAAAAGAATTAATTTTATTTTCAATAATGATTGGATCATAAAAAATCCATGGAATTTTCTTGATTCCCATAAAAAAACAAAAATTACAAAGGAAATAAACTCCTCTTTTATTATCAAAAATAATTTTATAAAATGGGATAATTTTAAAATTATGATTGATAGTGAATTAACAAAAAATCTGAAGACAAAATATAAAGCAGGAATAAATTTTGGGAAAGAAGAAAAAGAAAAGAAAATATATTTTGATTTTTCTTTTTCTTCTAATCATAATATTAATTTTTTTCCTATAAAAAATAAATTTCAAAAAAAAGGAAAAAATCGTTATGATTACTTTTTTTTTGATCAAAATAATTATGCAAAATATTCAATTCCGTTAAATTTAAAAATCGATTTTCATTCCAATTATGAAAATTATTTTAATAATAAAATATTGTTTAAAACTTTGTTAAGTTTAAATGGATCTATAAATATTACAAAATATTGGAAAATCAGTTTTCATACAGACTACGATTTATTCAAAAATAAAATAATATTTTCCAATATTATTTTTGATAGAGATTTAAGGAGTTTTGAATTGAGATTTAATTGGACAAAAGACTCTTCCTGGTCTTTTTTTATAGGATTAAAAGATCCTAATTTCAGGAAAATTATACAGTATAATGAAAAAAATTAA
- a CDS encoding Rid family detoxifying hydrolase, translating into MIPKKFSIKKIPSYGPYNTCVFIGGFLFVSGQIAIDQNTEKLVSYSIEMETKKIMENIKIILSENGIGFENVIKTSVFVTDINFFPKINHIYAQFFHKGSYPARETIEVSGLPKDANVEISLIAYKN; encoded by the coding sequence ATGATCCCTAAAAAATTTTCAATAAAAAAAATTCCATCTTATGGTCCGTATAATACATGTGTTTTTATCGGAGGTTTTTTATTTGTTTCCGGGCAAATAGCTATAGATCAAAATACAGAAAAATTAGTTTCATATAGTATAGAAATGGAAACAAAAAAAATAATGGAAAATATTAAAATTATTCTTTCAGAAAATGGAATAGGTTTTGAAAACGTTATAAAAACTTCTGTTTTTGTAACAGATATAAATTTTTTTCCTAAAATAAATCATATATATGCCCAATTTTTTCATAAAGGAAGTTATCCAGCTAGAGAAACTATAGAAGTTTCTGGTCTTCCTAAAGATGCAAATGTTGAAATCTCTTTAATTGCATATAAAAATTAA